One window from the genome of Deinococcus roseus encodes:
- a CDS encoding LacI family DNA-binding transcriptional regulator, translating to MSRNVTIKDIAKVAGVSISTVSRILNNAPLVTPEKRQKVLEVIGQLGYEPNASAQGLVRGKSMTVGVLTQDIASPFYNEVARGIDVGFSGTGYQPIFVNGHWEVQDEASAVAALIRRQVDGLIILGGRLPEQQLHALSERFPLILIGRYVPGLDHCCLRVDDIQGAYLATRHLIELGHRRIAHIAGISSHRDAVDRFEGYRMALADAGIAYDPELIYEGEFDEPSGILAIEAWVTKGVHFSAIFAGNDQMAYGARLALYRRGIRVPEDVSLVGYDDLPASSFSLPPLTSMHQPLFEMGELAAQTLLTRLQDEECEIPQIAVTLSVRESTRYHRR from the coding sequence ATGAGCAGAAATGTCACCATCAAAGACATCGCCAAAGTGGCCGGTGTGTCCATCAGCACGGTTTCTCGCATTCTGAACAATGCGCCGCTGGTGACCCCCGAAAAACGCCAGAAAGTGCTGGAAGTCATTGGTCAGCTGGGGTACGAACCCAACGCCAGTGCCCAGGGTCTGGTTCGCGGCAAGTCCATGACGGTGGGGGTTCTGACCCAGGACATCGCCTCCCCTTTTTACAACGAGGTGGCACGCGGGATTGATGTGGGATTCTCTGGAACAGGCTACCAACCGATCTTTGTGAACGGCCACTGGGAAGTGCAGGACGAAGCCAGTGCCGTTGCCGCCCTCATTCGCCGTCAGGTGGACGGACTGATCATTCTGGGAGGAAGATTACCGGAACAACAACTGCATGCCTTAAGTGAACGCTTTCCCCTCATTCTCATCGGACGCTACGTGCCAGGCCTGGACCACTGCTGCCTGCGCGTGGACGACATCCAGGGTGCCTACCTCGCCACCCGGCACCTGATTGAACTGGGACACCGCAGAATTGCCCACATTGCTGGAATTTCTTCCCACCGGGATGCTGTAGACCGTTTTGAAGGCTACCGCATGGCCCTGGCAGACGCTGGAATCGCCTATGATCCTGAACTGATCTATGAGGGCGAATTCGATGAACCCTCCGGGATTCTGGCCATTGAAGCCTGGGTGACCAAAGGGGTGCATTTCAGTGCCATCTTCGCAGGCAACGACCAGATGGCATACGGGGCCAGACTCGCCCTGTACCGCAGAGGCATTCGCGTTCCCGAAGATGTTTCACTGGTGGGCTATGATGACCTGCCTGCCTCCAGTTTCTCCCTGCCTCCGCTGACCTCCATGCATCAGCCGCTTTTTGAGATGGGAGAGCTTGCTGCACAAACTTTATTGACACGTCTTCAGGATGAAGAATGCGAAATCCCCCAGATTGCTGTGACCCTCAGTGTCCGTGAATCCACACGGTACCACCGCAGATGA